A portion of the Magnolia sinica isolate HGM2019 chromosome 17, MsV1, whole genome shotgun sequence genome contains these proteins:
- the LOC131230215 gene encoding putative GTP diphosphokinase RSH1, chloroplastic isoform X1 yields MASAPSMSVAMECVNLCKLSKGVGSSSDGGGGSSGRYECSVLSCAWKAPRVLTGFLASTTQPQCLSLHDGGPGRRHRLPRAKSYGWRYEDPNAGDWNSPEAVDLALFGRFTKSSVLHIACKEWKLCCSSSSSESSDAISPETLWEDLKLTIEYLPPEELKLVNNALKLAFEAHDGQKRRSGEPFIIHPVEVARILGELELDWESIAAGLLHDTVEDTDVVTFERIEKEFGATVRHIVEGETKVSKLGKLQCKDSNESVQDVKADDLRQMFLAMTEEVRVIIVKLADRLHNMRTLSHMPPHKQSSIALETLQVFAPLAKLLGMYQIKSELENLSFMYTNAHDYAEVKRRVGDLYKEHEKEIAEATKILMEKIEEDQFLELMTVKTEVRSVCKEPYSIYKAVLKSKCSINEVNQIAQLRVIIKPKPCLGVGPLCSGQQICYHVLGLVHEIWTPIPRDMKDYIATPKPNGYQSLHTTVIPFLYESMFRLEVQIRTEEMDLIAERGIAAHYSGRGTVAGLVRHGTSTSRNSRGKSTCLNNANIALRIGWLNAIREWQEEFVGNMSSREFVDTIMRDLLGSRVFVFTPKGEIKNLPKGATVIDYAYLIHTEIGNKMVAAKVNGNLISPTHVLANAEVVEIITYNSLSSKSAFQRHQQWLQHAKTRSARHKIMKFLREQAALSATEITADAVNNFVADIEDESESELVFSDSSKESNSMWKKILMNVAALSTMKRNNEDVLHVGNSASIPKVNGKHNKKVQQMSLKVNGEILSQGNGIAEVIHANIPMYKEVLPGLESWQTGKVASWHNLEGRSIPWLCIICIDRRGMMAEVTSVLTAAGIKICSCVAEIDRRRGMGVMLFHIEGSYDSLVNACSSVDLILGVLGWSTGCSCWPSSLDSEHFLEC; encoded by the exons ATGGCATCTGCACCGTCGATGTCCG ttgctatgGAATGCGTGAATCTCTGTAAGCTCTCGAAAGGCGTTGGCAGCAGTAGTGATGGCGGTGGCGGAAGCAGCGGGAGGTATGAGTGCAGCGTCTTGTCGTGCGCGTGGAAGGCGCCGCGGGTCTTGACTGGGTTTCTCGCGAGCACGACGCAGCCGCAGTGCCTGTCGCTGCATGATGGTGGGCCTGGACGGAGACACCGTCTGCCCCGGGCGAAATCG TATGGCTGGAGATATGAAGACCCCAATGCGGGTGACTGGAATTCCCCAGAAGCTGTTGATCTTGCACTCTTTGGAAGATTCACTAAATCAAGTGTGCTTCATATTGCTTGTAAAGAGTGGAAATTGTgttgttcttcctcttcttcagaaTCATCCGATGCAATTTCTCCTGAAACACTGTGGGAG GACCTGAAACTGACCATTGAATATCTTCCACCAGAAGAATTAAAGTTGGTCAATAATGCTTTGAAG CTGGCATTTGAAGCTCATGATGGACAAAAAAGACGAAGTGGAGAACCTTTTATCATTCATCCTGTTGAAGTTGCACGAATTCTAGGAGAGCTT GAATTAGATTGGGAATCCATTGCTGCTGGATTATTACATGATACTGTTGAAGATACGGATGTTGTTACGTTTGAAAGAATTGAAAAAGAGTTTGGGGCTACGGTACGCCACATTGTAGAGGGAGAGACTAAG GTATCCAAACTGGGTAAACTGCAATGTAAAGATTCAAATGAGTCAGTACAAGATGTGAAAGCTGATGATCTACGGCAAATGTTTCTCGCCATGACAGAAGAG GTCCGTGTTATCATTGTGAAATTAGCTGACAGGTTACATAACATGCGTACTCTCTCGCACATGCCTCCACATAAGCAG TCCAGCATTGCCTTGGAGACATTGCAGGTCTTTGCTCCTCTAGCAAAGCTACTAGGAATGTATCAGATTAAG TCAGAACTGGAAAATCTGTCTTTCATGTATACAAATGCTCATGATTATGCTGAGGTCAAGCGAAGAGTTGGAGACCTTTATAAAGAGCATGAAAAAGAAATTGCAGAG GCAACGAAAATTTTGATGGAGAAAATTGAGGAGGATCAATTCCTAGAGCTTATGACGGTCAAAACAGAAGTGCGCTCTGTATGTAAGGAACCTTACAG TATCTATAAAGCTGTACTCAAATCTAAATGTTCAATAAATGAGGTCAACCAAATTGCGCAG CTTCGTGTTATTATAAAACCAAAGCCATGCCTCGGAGTTGGACCTTTATGCAGTGGACAGCAG ATATGTTACCATGTTCTTGGGCTTGTTCATGAGATCTGGACACCTATTCCTCGAGAT ATGAAAGACTATATTGCAACTCCAAAACCTAATGGCTACCAAAGTCTTCATACCACTGTGATACCATTTTTGTACGAGAGCATGTTTCGACTAGAAGTGCAG ATACGGACCGAAGAGATGGATCTGATAGCTGAGCGAGGCATTGCTGCTCACTACAGTGGGAGAGGAACTGTTGCTGGTTTGGTAAGGCATGGCACATCTACTAGTAGAAATTCAAGAGGGAAATCAACCTGTCTGAACAATGCAAATATTGCTCTCAGG ATTGGCTGGCTTAATGCTATTAGGGAGTGGCAAGAGGAGTTCGTTGGGAACATGAGTTCTAGGGAATTCGTTGATACTATCATGCGGGACCTGTTGGGGAGTCGTGTCTTTGTGTTTACTCCAAAAGGAGAG ATAAAAAACCTGCCTAAGGGGGCAACAGTGATTGATTATGCTTATCTAATACATACAGAGATTGGCAACAAAATGGTGGCTGCAAAG GTCAATGGTAATCTTATCTCTCCAACGCATGTACTTGCAAATGCCGAAGTTGTTGAGATAATTACATACAAT TCTCTGTCAAGCAAATCTGCTTTCCAGAGGCATCAGCAGTGGTTGCAACATGCTAAGACCCGTAGCGCGCGGCACAAGATTATGAAA TTCTTAAGGGAGCAAGCTGCACTTTCTGCTACTGAAATTACGGCAGATGCAGTAAATAACTTTGTGGCCGATATTGAGGATGAGAGTGAGTCGGAACTGGTCTTCTCAGATTCTTCCAAAGAAAGCAATTCTATGTGGAAGAAAATACTCATGAATGTTGCGGCATTATCTACTATGAAGAGAAATAACGAAGACGTGCTGCATGTTGGAAATAGTGCTAGCATCCCAAAGGTCAATGGGAAACACAACAAGAAGGTGCAGCAAATGAGTTTGAAGGTCAACGGAGAGATATTATCTCAGGGAAATGGTATCGCAGAGGTTATTCATGCCAACATTCCAATGTATAAGGAGGTGTTGCCTGGTTTAGAAAGCTGGCAAACTGGGAAAGTCGCCTCATGGCACAATCTTGAAGGGCGCTCAATTCCGTGGTTGTGTATAATATGCATCGACCGAAGAG GCATGATGGCTGAAGTTACATCAGTGTTGACTGCTGCCGGGATTAAAATATGTTCTTGTGTG GCAGAGATTGACCGAAGAAGAGGTATGGGGGTGATGCTATTTCACATTGAGGGGAGCTACGACAGCCTG GTAAATGCATGCTCGAGTGTGGATTTGATCCTCGGTGTTCTGGGATGGTCTACTGGTTGTAGCTGCTGGCCAAGCTCACTGGACAGTGAACACTTTCTCGAGTGCTAA
- the LOC131230215 gene encoding putative GTP diphosphokinase RSH1, chloroplastic isoform X2, whose translation MLVGLLQLAFEAHDGQKRRSGEPFIIHPVEVARILGELELDWESIAAGLLHDTVEDTDVVTFERIEKEFGATVRHIVEGETKVSKLGKLQCKDSNESVQDVKADDLRQMFLAMTEEVRVIIVKLADRLHNMRTLSHMPPHKQSSIALETLQVFAPLAKLLGMYQIKSELENLSFMYTNAHDYAEVKRRVGDLYKEHEKEIAEATKILMEKIEEDQFLELMTVKTEVRSVCKEPYSIYKAVLKSKCSINEVNQIAQLRVIIKPKPCLGVGPLCSGQQICYHVLGLVHEIWTPIPRDMKDYIATPKPNGYQSLHTTVIPFLYESMFRLEVQIRTEEMDLIAERGIAAHYSGRGTVAGLVRHGTSTSRNSRGKSTCLNNANIALRIGWLNAIREWQEEFVGNMSSREFVDTIMRDLLGSRVFVFTPKGEIKNLPKGATVIDYAYLIHTEIGNKMVAAKVNGNLISPTHVLANAEVVEIITYNSLSSKSAFQRHQQWLQHAKTRSARHKIMKFLREQAALSATEITADAVNNFVADIEDESESELVFSDSSKESNSMWKKILMNVAALSTMKRNNEDVLHVGNSASIPKVNGKHNKKVQQMSLKVNGEILSQGNGIAEVIHANIPMYKEVLPGLESWQTGKVASWHNLEGRSIPWLCIICIDRRGMMAEVTSVLTAAGIKICSCVAEIDRRRGMGVMLFHIEGSYDSLVNACSSVDLILGVLGWSTGCSCWPSSLDSEHFLEC comes from the exons ATGCTTGTTGGGTTACTGCAGCTGGCATTTGAAGCTCATGATGGACAAAAAAGACGAAGTGGAGAACCTTTTATCATTCATCCTGTTGAAGTTGCACGAATTCTAGGAGAGCTT GAATTAGATTGGGAATCCATTGCTGCTGGATTATTACATGATACTGTTGAAGATACGGATGTTGTTACGTTTGAAAGAATTGAAAAAGAGTTTGGGGCTACGGTACGCCACATTGTAGAGGGAGAGACTAAG GTATCCAAACTGGGTAAACTGCAATGTAAAGATTCAAATGAGTCAGTACAAGATGTGAAAGCTGATGATCTACGGCAAATGTTTCTCGCCATGACAGAAGAG GTCCGTGTTATCATTGTGAAATTAGCTGACAGGTTACATAACATGCGTACTCTCTCGCACATGCCTCCACATAAGCAG TCCAGCATTGCCTTGGAGACATTGCAGGTCTTTGCTCCTCTAGCAAAGCTACTAGGAATGTATCAGATTAAG TCAGAACTGGAAAATCTGTCTTTCATGTATACAAATGCTCATGATTATGCTGAGGTCAAGCGAAGAGTTGGAGACCTTTATAAAGAGCATGAAAAAGAAATTGCAGAG GCAACGAAAATTTTGATGGAGAAAATTGAGGAGGATCAATTCCTAGAGCTTATGACGGTCAAAACAGAAGTGCGCTCTGTATGTAAGGAACCTTACAG TATCTATAAAGCTGTACTCAAATCTAAATGTTCAATAAATGAGGTCAACCAAATTGCGCAG CTTCGTGTTATTATAAAACCAAAGCCATGCCTCGGAGTTGGACCTTTATGCAGTGGACAGCAG ATATGTTACCATGTTCTTGGGCTTGTTCATGAGATCTGGACACCTATTCCTCGAGAT ATGAAAGACTATATTGCAACTCCAAAACCTAATGGCTACCAAAGTCTTCATACCACTGTGATACCATTTTTGTACGAGAGCATGTTTCGACTAGAAGTGCAG ATACGGACCGAAGAGATGGATCTGATAGCTGAGCGAGGCATTGCTGCTCACTACAGTGGGAGAGGAACTGTTGCTGGTTTGGTAAGGCATGGCACATCTACTAGTAGAAATTCAAGAGGGAAATCAACCTGTCTGAACAATGCAAATATTGCTCTCAGG ATTGGCTGGCTTAATGCTATTAGGGAGTGGCAAGAGGAGTTCGTTGGGAACATGAGTTCTAGGGAATTCGTTGATACTATCATGCGGGACCTGTTGGGGAGTCGTGTCTTTGTGTTTACTCCAAAAGGAGAG ATAAAAAACCTGCCTAAGGGGGCAACAGTGATTGATTATGCTTATCTAATACATACAGAGATTGGCAACAAAATGGTGGCTGCAAAG GTCAATGGTAATCTTATCTCTCCAACGCATGTACTTGCAAATGCCGAAGTTGTTGAGATAATTACATACAAT TCTCTGTCAAGCAAATCTGCTTTCCAGAGGCATCAGCAGTGGTTGCAACATGCTAAGACCCGTAGCGCGCGGCACAAGATTATGAAA TTCTTAAGGGAGCAAGCTGCACTTTCTGCTACTGAAATTACGGCAGATGCAGTAAATAACTTTGTGGCCGATATTGAGGATGAGAGTGAGTCGGAACTGGTCTTCTCAGATTCTTCCAAAGAAAGCAATTCTATGTGGAAGAAAATACTCATGAATGTTGCGGCATTATCTACTATGAAGAGAAATAACGAAGACGTGCTGCATGTTGGAAATAGTGCTAGCATCCCAAAGGTCAATGGGAAACACAACAAGAAGGTGCAGCAAATGAGTTTGAAGGTCAACGGAGAGATATTATCTCAGGGAAATGGTATCGCAGAGGTTATTCATGCCAACATTCCAATGTATAAGGAGGTGTTGCCTGGTTTAGAAAGCTGGCAAACTGGGAAAGTCGCCTCATGGCACAATCTTGAAGGGCGCTCAATTCCGTGGTTGTGTATAATATGCATCGACCGAAGAG GCATGATGGCTGAAGTTACATCAGTGTTGACTGCTGCCGGGATTAAAATATGTTCTTGTGTG GCAGAGATTGACCGAAGAAGAGGTATGGGGGTGATGCTATTTCACATTGAGGGGAGCTACGACAGCCTG GTAAATGCATGCTCGAGTGTGGATTTGATCCTCGGTGTTCTGGGATGGTCTACTGGTTGTAGCTGCTGGCCAAGCTCACTGGACAGTGAACACTTTCTCGAGTGCTAA